In Drosophila gunungcola strain Sukarami unplaced genomic scaffold, Dgunungcola_SK_2 000071F, whole genome shotgun sequence, a single window of DNA contains:
- the LOC128264496 gene encoding uncharacterized protein LOC128264496: MSASVSVKCALRFQCFLDTSDYLLSISSLSVKSFQNLFEKCPAKKNRINVYVPPISSFPESSLPGGYELQDRVELPKATDVLENVLEEREPHFLNVIDGRGRLLEQMRYFGDDYRLALREAFTQEGHIHPDNGAEFASPNLEPLTENPYP, encoded by the coding sequence ATGTCTGCCTCAGTTTCTGTGAAGTGTGCTCTGAGATTTCAGTGTTTTTTGGATACTTCTGATtatttattatccatttcATCTCTGTCTGTAAAGAGTTTCCAAAATTTATTCGAAAAATGTCCCGCGAAAAAAAATCGCATCAATGTGTATGTGCCACCAATAAGTAGTTTTCCCGAATCCAGTTTGCCGGGCGGCTATGAACTCCAGGATCGCGTCGAGTTGCCCAAGGCTACGGACGTCCTTGAGAATGTCCTTGAAGAGCGAGAGCCGCACTTTCTCAACGTAATCGATGGCCGGGGACGTCTTTTGGAGCAAATGCGTTATTTTGGCGACGATTACCGTTTGGCTTTGAGAGAGGCCTTCACCCAAGAGGGCCACATCCATCCGGATAATGGTGCAGAATTTGCATCTCCAAATCTCGAGCCCCTGACTGAAAACCCTTACCCGTGA